The following are from one region of the Melospiza melodia melodia isolate bMelMel2 chromosome 14, bMelMel2.pri, whole genome shotgun sequence genome:
- the HNRNPA0 gene encoding heterogeneous nuclear ribonucleoprotein A0, with protein MENSQLCKLFIGGLNVQTTEAGLREHFAAYGTLTDCVVVLNPQTKRSRCFGFVTYSAVEEADAAMAASPHAVDGNAVELKRAVSREDSAKPGAHAKVKKLFVGGLKGDVGEGDLVQHFSQFGPVEKAEIIADKQSGKKRGFGFVYFQNHDAADKAAVVKFHPIQGHRVEVKKAVPKEDIQAGGGGGGSSRPSRGGRGGRGRGGGGSGNRDHNGLSKGGGGYNSYGGYGGGGGGGYGSYGSGSYGGGGGGGGGDYGNGYGGFGSYSQHQSSYGPMKSGGGGGGGGGNWGGRSNSGPYRGGYGGGGYGGGSF; from the coding sequence ATGGAGAACTCGCAGCTGTGCAAGCTGTTCATCGGCGGGCTGAACGTGCAGACCACGGAGGCCGGGCTGCGGGAGCACTTCGCGGCCTACGGGACCCTCACCGACTGCGTGGTCGTGCTGAACCCGCAGACCAAGCGCTCCCGGTGCTTCGGCTTCGTCACCTACTCGGCGGTGGAGGAGGCGGACGCCGCCATGGCCGCGTCCCCCCACGCGGTGGACGGGAACGCGGTGGAGCTGAAGCGGGCCGTGTCCCGGGAGGACTCGGCCAAGCCCGGCGCTCACGCCAAGGTGAAGAAGCTCTTCGTGGGCGGCCTCAAAGGGGACGTGGGCGAAGGGGACCTGGTGCAGCACTTCAGCCAGTTCGGCCCCGTGGAGAAGGCCGAGATCATCGCCGACAAACAGAGCGGGAAAAAGCGCGGCTTCGGTTTCGTCTACTTCCAGAACCACGACGCCGCCGATAAGGCGGCCGTGGTCAAGTTCCACCCGATCCAGGGCCACCGAGTGGAGGTCAAGAAGGCCGTGCCCAAGGAGGACATCCAGGCGGGCGGGGGAGGCGGCGGCTCCTCCAGGCCCTCCCGGGGAGGTAGAGGAGGAAGGGgtcggggcggcggcggctccggcaaCCGGGATCACAACGGGCTGTCCAAAGGAGGCGGCGGCTACAACAGCTACGGCGGCTACGGCGGGGGAGGAGGCGGCGGGTACGGCTCCTATGGCAGCGGTTCCTacggaggcggcggcggagggggAGGCGGAGACTACGGCAACGGGTACGGCGGGTTCGGCAGCTACAGCCAGCACCAGTCCTCCTACGGCCCCATGAAGAGCGgcggaggaggtggaggagggggCGGCAACTGGGGGGGCCGCAGTAACAGTGGACCGTACAGAGGAGGCTATGGTGGGGGAGGCTACGGGGGCGGCTCTTTCTGA